Proteins from one Fimbriimonadia bacterium genomic window:
- a CDS encoding RNA-binding protein — MGKKLYIGNLAYDVTQEELQDVFSQAGTVTSVSVVADKFSGQSRGFAFVEMSSDEEAKEAISKLDGYSMKGRNLRVDEARPREPGRFPSGSGGQSGGGRKPRW; from the coding sequence TTGGGTAAGAAGCTGTACATCGGCAATCTTGCATATGACGTCACTCAGGAGGAACTCCAGGACGTCTTCTCCCAGGCAGGTACCGTTACCTCGGTTAGCGTGGTGGCGGACAAATTCTCAGGACAGTCGCGCGGCTTTGCGTTCGTCGAGATGTCGTCGGACGAAGAGGCGAAGGAAGCCATAAGCAAGCTCGACGGATACTCCATGAAAGGCAGAAACCTTCGCGTGGACGAGGCTCGTCCCCGCGAGCCCGGCCGATTCCCCTCCGGCAGCGGTGGGCAGTCGGGCGGCGGCCGAAAGCCGCGTTGGTAA
- a CDS encoding FAD-binding oxidoreductase yields the protein MKKRADAIIIGAGSSGLAIAYWLTARGMSDVLVLDKGYISCGATGRCMGGIRAQFANEPDIKLALGAQRLYERLGHMLGFDPLFRQGGYLFLAFDETDIEHFRRNSEVQNRFGVHSRLVSVAEMKRLAPALCTDTVVGGCFNPKDGIAVHFAVTWGLAEKARKQGTTILTFTHVESIETAGGQVIGVETSKGFIGSNIVICAAGMHSVDLLKPLGIELPLRAMKREVLVTEPIRPFLDPMVVSLRGHSMVQTMRGEFVAECEEGEEEMDTMSLASSFAYAEMAARKVLTLFPCLRDVRLQRQWAGTYDMTPDHRPIIEAFDSPKGLLTAVGYSGHGFMLAPKVGEIIADLALTGHSDFDVSTFRVERFTDPNLRIETTVI from the coding sequence GGCTGACCGCACGAGGCATGAGCGATGTGCTCGTGCTGGACAAGGGTTACATCTCGTGCGGTGCGACCGGCCGGTGCATGGGCGGCATCCGGGCGCAGTTCGCGAACGAGCCGGACATCAAGCTGGCGCTCGGGGCCCAGCGGCTTTACGAGCGGCTGGGGCATATGCTCGGTTTCGACCCGCTCTTTCGGCAGGGCGGCTACCTGTTCCTGGCGTTCGACGAGACTGACATCGAGCACTTTAGGCGTAACTCGGAGGTGCAGAACCGCTTCGGCGTGCACAGCAGGCTCGTGAGCGTGGCCGAAATGAAGCGTCTAGCCCCGGCGCTCTGCACGGACACGGTGGTAGGCGGGTGTTTCAACCCTAAGGACGGGATCGCCGTGCACTTCGCAGTGACTTGGGGCCTGGCTGAGAAAGCGCGCAAGCAGGGCACCACCATTCTCACGTTCACCCACGTGGAGAGCATCGAGACGGCGGGTGGTCAAGTCATCGGGGTCGAGACTTCTAAGGGGTTCATCGGTTCGAACATCGTCATCTGTGCGGCGGGGATGCACAGCGTGGACTTGCTGAAGCCCCTCGGCATCGAGTTACCGCTGCGAGCTATGAAGAGGGAAGTGCTGGTAACCGAGCCTATCCGCCCATTCCTGGACCCCATGGTGGTGTCGCTTCGAGGACACTCGATGGTGCAGACTATGCGGGGTGAGTTCGTCGCCGAGTGCGAGGAGGGTGAGGAGGAGATGGACACGATGAGCTTGGCGTCCTCTTTCGCCTACGCCGAGATGGCCGCGCGCAAGGTGCTGACGCTGTTTCCCTGCCTCCGGGACGTACGCCTGCAGCGCCAGTGGGCGGGTACCTATGATATGACCCCCGACCACCGGCCCATCATCGAGGCGTTCGATTCGCCCAAAGGTTTGCTGACGGCCGTCGGGTACTCGGGCCACGGCTTCATGCTTGCTCCGAAGGTCGGCGAGATCATCGCCGACCTGGCACTCACGGGACACTCCGACTTCGACGTCTCCACATTCCGCGTCGAACGCTTCACCGACCCCAACCTCCGCATCGAGACAACGGTCATCTAG